One stretch of Brettanomyces nanus chromosome 4, complete sequence DNA includes these proteins:
- the CHC1 gene encoding Clathrin heavy chain (BUSCO:EOG093401X1): MSDNPPIDLIDVCQLQSLGINPASFNFMCTTLQSDHYVCCRETSDTKNTVAIVDLKNNNQLTRKSMSADSVIMNPSDFIIALRANGTTLQVFNLGTKQRLKSNVMHEPVIFWQWLNDKEIGLVSANHIYLWNVLDGTENGPVQLTARHVSLASCQLTQMVSNYDSSWFALCGIAQENNRVVGHIQLYSKERNISQPIEGHVCCFGKFRQQSAAADTQVFACASRTATGGTLHLLEIEHQPNAPAYQKKSVEIFFPSEIANDFPVSIQVSDKYGVVYILTKFGFIHLYDLESGKKIFLNRISSDPIFTAAKFNDGRGLITVNRAGAVLAVEIATDRIVPYILSNLADVDLALSLASRAGLPGAETLFTQQFNQSLATGDYQAAVKIAASSAQLRTPDTINRLKALSAQPGQPAPILQYLVFLLDRGSLNKFESLELVRPLVQQNRADTLEKYLKEDKLTCSEEMGDLVKSSSIPLALAVYYKANSSSKVVNCLAELGQTDKILPFCEKVDFHPNYTALIQSILRVNPDKAAEFSTQLLVSQPDLKIEQIADIFFSQNYIQQGTAFLLDALKDDKPAQGELQTRLLQVNLLNAPQVADAILGNNMFSHYDRPTIAALCEKANLNQRALELYDDTKDIKRVITQHGAEIPADWLVAYFGKLSVEQTIACLRSMLASKNKTQNLQTVIQVATKYSDLVSAPTLIKIFEEYDCTEGLYYYLASIVNTTQDSDVVLKYIQSAAKMGQTKEIERVVRDNNVYNGEKVKNFLKDANLEDQLPLIIVCDRYDYVHDLILYLYKNKYFKFIEVYAQQVNPSKTPQVVAALLDVDCDENIVKTLLLSVVGRVPIGELCDEVEKRNRLKILLPFLEASLQQGVTDGAVYDTLAKIYIDSNNNPEKFLKENDQYNTLVVGKYCEKRDPSLAYIAYEKGQNDAELVQITNENAMYKYQARYVLNRCDAQLWAIVLSDDNQHRRQLIDQIVGTAIPELEDPQPVSIAVKAFMDNGLTNELVELLEKIIIEPSPFNDNPSLQALLILTAIKVDPSRVMGYVEKIDAYDPEEVAPLCIENNLYEEAFAIYDKFEKYPEAMHVLTDDIMSLDRASDYSEKLDKPQIWSQLGAAQLNGLRVSEAIESYLKAQDPSNFEQVIDIAEHAGKEESLVPYLKMARETLQEPVVDGALINAYATLDNLDGMGKFLQLSNVADLETIGDKLYDAANYQAAKLIYSNISNYAKLASTLVYLNDYQGAVDCARKASNVGVWKQVNQACLDNKEFRLAQICGLNLIVHAEELDELVTQYEYNGYFSQLISLFENGLALERAHMGMFTELAILYTKYQPEKTMEHLKLFWSRINMPKVIEACDEAHLWPELVFLYKHYDEWDNAALTMMDHSECAFDHASFKEIIVKVSNLEIYFKAINFYTNFHPSLLNDLLAALVLRLDLPRVVRIFQKSDNLPLIKPFIISILDKNNSIVNQAYHDLLIEEEDYKSLQSVIEAHDKFDQIGLAERLEKHDLIFFRKIAAIIYRKNKKWNKAITLLKTDKLWSEAIETAAMSEQSKVATELLEYFVETGNRECTIATLYSCYSLVNYDKVMELSWLYTLGDLIKPYEISVAKETQTKIAELYSDLKDRESKKEDDEDEESNAPHRLLITNGTGIPTGASLNYNPTGAGFGNGGF; this comes from the coding sequence ATGTCCGATAACCCTCCTATTGACCTCATTGACGTGTGCCAACTGCAGTCCTTGGGCATCAACCCGGCCAGTTTTAACTTTATGTGCACTACCCTTCAATCTGACCACTATGTGTGCTGCCGTGAAACTTCTGACACGAAGAACACAGTTGCCATTGttgacttgaagaacaacaacCAACTAACTCGCAAGAGTATGAGCGCAGATTCGGTTATTATGAATCCTTCCGATTTCATTATAGCCCTTCGTGCGAATGGCACTACGTTGCAGGTTTTCAACCTTGGCACTAAACAGAGACTCAAATCCAATGTGATGCACGAGCCTGTCATCTTTTGGCAGTGGCTTAACGACAAAGAGATTGGCCTTGTGAGCGCAAACCACATCTATCTTTGGAATGTGCTGGATGGTACCGAAAATGGTCCTGTTCAGTTGACTGCTCGTCATGTTTCCTTGGCCAGTTGCCAACTGACCCAGATGGTTAGCAACTATGACTCCTCATGGTTTGCCCTTTGTGGCATTGCTCAGGAGAACAACCGTGTTGTTGGCCATATTCAGTTGTAttccaaggaaagaaaCATCTCACAACCAATTGAAGGTCACGTGTGCTGCTTTGGTAAATTCCGTCAGCAGAGTGCCGCCGCTGATACTCAGGTATTTGCATGCGCTTCCCGTACTGCCACCGGTGGCACTTTGCACTTGCTTGAGATTGAACATCAGCCCAATGCTCCTGCTTATCAGAAAAAGAGTGTTGaaatcttctttccatcgGAAATTGCCAACGATTTCCCTGTGTCAATTCAGGTTTCTGACAAATACGGTGTTGTCTACATTCTCACAAAGTTTGGCTTCATACATTTATACGATCTAGAGAGTGGCAAGAAGATATTCCTCAACAGAATTTCTTCAGATCCAATATTTACTGCTGCCAAATTCAATGACGGTCGCGGACTAATTACCGTCAACCGTGCAGGTGCCGTTCTGGCTGTGGAAATTGCAACCGATCGTATTGTTCCATACattctttccaacttgGCTGATGTTGACTTGGCTCTAAGCTTGGCTTCCAGAGCTGGCTTGCCCGGTGCAGAGACCTTGTTTACTCAGCAATTCAACCAGTCGTTGGCCACCGGTGACTATCAAGCAGCTGTCAAAATTGCAGCATCTTCTGCTCAACTAAGAACTCCTGATACTATCAACAGATTAAAGGCATTATCCGCCCAACCGGGTCAACCGGCTCCAATCTTGCAGTATTTGGTGTTCTTACTTGATCGTGGCTCGCTTAACAAGTTTGAATCTTTAGAGTTAGTTAGACCCTTAGTCCAACAGAACCGTGCTGATACTTTGGAAAAAtacttgaaagaagataagtTGACTTGCTCAGAGGAAATGGGTGACCTTGTCAAGTCTTCCAGTATTCCTCTTGCATTGGCTGTGTACTACAAggccaattcttcctcgAAAGTGGTTAATTGTCTTGCCGAATTAGGACAGACCGACAAGATTTTACCTTTCTGTGAGAAGGTTGACTTTCATCCGAACTACACTGCTCTTATTCAGAGCATTTTGCGTGTTAACCCTGATAAGGCTGCCGAGTTTTCTACTCAGCTATTGGTTTCTCAAcctgatttgaagatcGAGCAGATTGCTgacattttcttttctcagaATTACATTCAGCAAGGTACTGCCTTTTTACTTGACGCCCTTAAAGATGATAAGCCTGCTCAGGGCGAGTTGCAAACacgtcttcttcaagtcaaTTTGCTCAACGCCCCTCAAGTAGCTGATGCTATTTTGGGCAACAATATGTTCTCTCACTACGATAGACCAACAATAGCTGCTTTGTGTGAGAAAGCTAACTTAAATCAACGTGCTCTCGAATTATACGATGATACTAAGGATATCAAGCGTGTTATTACGCAGCATGGCGCAGAAATTCCGGCTGACTGGCTTGTTGCATACTTCGGTAAGCTTAGTGTTGAACAGACGATTGCCTGTTTGCGCTCTATGCTCGCCAGTAAGAACAAGACTCAGAACCTACAAACTGTCATTCAGGTTGCCACAAAGTATTCTGACTTGGTAAGTGCTCCAACTTTGATCAAGATTTTTGAAGAGTACGATTGTACTGAAGGATTGTACTACTACTTGGCATCGATTGTTAACACAACACAGGATTCCGATGTTGTTCTTAAGTACATTCAATCTGCCGCCAAGATGGGACAGacaaaagagattgagcGTGTGGTTAGAGACAATAACGTTTACAATGGTGAAAAAGTAAAGAACTTTTTGAAGGATGCCAATTTGGAAGATCAATTGCCGTTGATAATTGTTTGTGATCGTTATGATTATGTCCATGACTTGATTCTCTATCTTTACAAGAACAAGTACTTCAAATTTATTGAGGTTTACGCTCAGCAGGTCAATCCATCAAAAACTCCCCAGGTAGTTGCCGCCTTACTTGACGTTGACTGTGATGAAAACATCGTCAAGACATTACTTTTGTCTGTAGTTGGCCGTGTTCCAATTGGTGAGCTCTGCGACGAAGTGGAAAAGCGTAACAGACTAAAGATTCTCTTACCATTTTTAGAAGCTTCCTTGCAGCAGGGTGTTACTGACGGGGCTGTCTATGATACCCTAGCAAAGATCTACATCGACTCCAACAATAATCCTGAGAAgtttttgaaagagaatgatCAGTATAACACATTAGTCGTCGGTAAGTACTGTGAGAAGAGAGATCCATCTTTGGCATACATTGCTTATGAAAAGGGCCAAAACGATGCTGAATTGGTTCAGATCACCAACGAAAATGCTATGTACAAGTATCAAGCTCGCTATGTGCTCAATAGATGTGACGCCCAATTATGGGCCATCGTGTTATCTGATGATAATCAGCACAGACGTCAACTTATCGATCAAATCGTTGGTACTGCTATCCCAGAATTGGAAGATCCTCAACCAGTGTCTATAGCCGTTAAGGCATTCATGGACAATGGTTTGACTAACGAGTTGGTTGAATTACTCgagaagatcatcatcgaaCCTTCTCCATTCAACGACAATCCATCCCTTCAAGCTCTTCTGATTTTGACTGCGATTAAAGTTGATCCATCCAGGGTCATGGGATACGTTGAGAAGATCGATGCCTATGATCCAGAAGAAGTGGCACCTCTTTGTATTGAGAATAATCtttatgaagaagcatttgCCATTTATGATAAGTTTGAAAAGTATCCTGAAGCAATGCACGTTCTCACGGATGATATTATGTCGTTGGACCGCGCTAGCGATTATTCTGAGAAGCTCGATAAACCTCAAATTTGGTCTCAGCTTGGAGCCGCTCAGCTTAATGGTTTACGTGTTTCGGAGGCTATCGAATCTTACCTGAAAGCTCAGGATCCATCCAACTTTGAGCAAGTTATTGATATTGCAGAACATGCCGGTAAGGAGGAATCACTTGTTccatatttgaagatggcTCGTGAGACTTTGCAGGAACCTGTCGTGGATGGTGCACTTATTAATGCTTATGCTACCTTGGACAACCTTGATGGCATGGGGAAGTTCTTGCAGTTATCTAATGTTGcagatttggaaacaaTTGGTGACAAGCTATATGACGCCGCAAACTACCAGGCCGCCAAATTGATCTACTCTAATATTTCCAACTACGCTAAGTTGGCTTCCACTTTGGTCTATCTCAACGATTATCAAGGTGCAGTTGACTGTGCACGTAAAGCTTCTAATGTCGGTGTGTGGAAGCAAGTTAATCAGGCATGTCTTGACAATAAAGAATTTCGCCTTGCACAAATATGTGGCCTCAATTTGATTGTTCATGCTGAGGAATTGGACGAGTTGGTAACTCAATATGAATACAACGGATATTTCAGCCAGTTAATCTCATTGTTTGAAAATGGTTTGGCTCTAGAAAGAGCACACATGGGTATGTTCACCGAGTTGGCTATTCTTTACACAAAGTACCAACCGGAGAAGACCATGGAACACTTAAAATTGTTCTGGTCTCGTATCAATATGCCTAAGGTGATCGAAGCTTGTGATGAGGCCCATCTCTGGCCAGAGTTGGTTTTCCTTTACAAGCATTATGACGAGTGGGATAATGCTGCGCTTACGATGATGGATCATTCAGAATGTGCATTTGATCATGCTTCCTTCAAGGAAATTATTGTCAAAGTTTCGAACTTGGAAATTTACTTCAAGGCTATAAACTTCTACACAAATTTCCATCCTTCTTTATTGAATGACTTGCTTGCCGCACTTGTTTTGCGCTTGGACTTGCCTCGTGTTGTGAGAATCTTCCAAAAATCAGATAACTTGCCATTGATCAAGCCATTTATTATTTCGATACTTGACAAGAATAACTCTATTGTTAATCAGGCTTACCATGACCTATTGattgaggaagaggatTACAAATCCCTTCAGTCTGTCATTGAAGCTCACGATAAATTCGATCAAATCGGCCTAGCTGAAAGATTGGAAAAACATGACCTTATatttttcagaaagattGCTGCCATAATTTACCGTAAAAACAAGAAATGGAACAAGGCAATCACTCTATTGAAAACAGACAAACTGTGGTCCGAGGCAATCGAGACTGCTGCCATGTCCGAACAATCAAAGGTCGCTACAGAGTTGTTAGAATACTTTGTGGAAACTGGCAACCGTGAATGTACGATTGCCACGTTGTACTCTTGCTACTCGTTGGTAAACTATGACAAGGTTATGGAACTCTCGTGGCTTTACACTCTTGGAGACTTGATCAAGCCATACGAGATTTCAGTTGCCAAGGAGACTCAGACCAAGATCGCCGAACTTTATAGCGACTTGAAAGATAGAGAGtctaagaaagaagatgacgaggatgaagagtCTAACGCTCCTCATAGGTTGCTTATTACCAATGGTACAGGAATTCCTACCGGTGCATCTCTTAACTACAATCCAACGGGTGCAGGATTTGGTAATGGCGGTTTCTAG
- a CDS encoding uncharacterized protein (EggNog:ENOG41), giving the protein MPKEAPRVSQDLLQSSDNSAGGSSPTGATSSGGAVIPPYPLIDTFATLTILMVLPSWLSVLFLLFYILLGSPKFFESSISLLFKHRLLGLHSTLPNSSEDHSVTYFLSWFSFDSLLVGTILLVNPSILEYTKLLAKAFLAARLTSTRHRQVLDAIVSCVLLLFVERFIQYLIKFIQLGDLHLALPFILHSSLTSSQDQLQQPKLQDQSESYKNTHPSSALTDLLGSTYIGSHRNPLKLLVYHLSFSNIESASRIVFGFDYFVEFFYSTLAVYTILHRISPFLSKVVFYNSISKSLDNITTVAIPKRRRAHSRLGSSGTSSTSLKSLNVHSRLPSLSGIHHYEKKVKANSTVVETINVPRDVSKSVLPSLLLQDNYSTAAEQAFSLGDSQLPNSDAEHTFDGNTSTTNTSDTPASFPLDKQMGIMNDISSSSLVVAQNFENYCRVALFPLLFPILNNNLTPTKGKLNPYLEKKIKYMGVRVQQPLWVFVNAARTMFGRKDLYSGDYYQHNAVVAADPAVEDYVRSSNGSPQCFVWYTGETAVAFELRNISLDQLLVRVNGIIWEHVSSAGLYGRELVMVNGLSPLSQYDIDFIKILDNGELRHFAATTVSTVHKNRTLTESKPSTPLATLQESVVTTQNAIDREKAKLKKLKNDWRKRSTALKSEIENLNNRSNMADESRNYKKVESLRQAVAKLDIEVSNLSKRFEEIYAQQTEVDEKYLDEKRTYDSELRCHKSFQEEHDEKIKDHEKKIKDLTLEKKQLLQKKDKLNQKKNRIQKDIEDMETEIEELKKKEIIWRQTQRKERSDKREQKYLLLMSDINKYEKREGLKNVKD; this is encoded by the coding sequence ATGCCAAAGGAAGCTCCCCGTGTATCACAGGATCTGCTTCAGAGCAGTGACAATTCGGCTGGAGGTTCATCTCCTACGGGAGCCACTTCTTCCGGTGGAGCAGTCATTCCGCCGTACCCCCTTATAGACACTTTTGCTACTCTCACCATCTTGATGGTTCTCCCCAGTTGGCTCAGTGTACTATTCTTACTTTTTTACATCCTTTTAGGTAGCCCCAAGTTCTTCGAGTCTTCCATATCTTTGCTTTTTAAGCATAGGCTTTTGGGATTGCATTCCACTCTTCCTAATTCTTCCGAGGATCATTCTGTCACATATTTTCTCTCATGGTTCTCCTTTGATTCCCTTCTAGTAGGAACCATCCTACTGGTGAATCCTTCCATTTTGGAGTACACCAAATTATTGGCCAAGGCTTTCTTGGCTGCTCGTCTCACTTCCACTAGACATCGTCAAGTCCTTGATGCTATAGTATCCTGTGTTTTGCTCTTGTTTGTCGAACGATTCATTCAGTATTTGATCAAGTTTATCCAATTGGGtgatcttcatcttgcACTACCATTCATTTTACATTCATCCCTAACTTCCTCACaagatcaacttcaacagCCAAAACTTCAAGACCAGTCGGAGAGCTACAAAAACACTCATCCATCGTCTGCACTTACGGATTTATTAGGATCAACATATATAGGGTCGCATAGAAATCCTCTCAAGCTATTGGTATAtcacctttctttctctaatATCGAGAGTGCTTCCCGTATAGTTTTTGGATTTGACTACTTTGTCGAATTCTTCTACTCTACCTTGGCTGTTTATACCATATTGCATAGGATCAGCCCTTTTCTATCAAAAGTTGTCTTTTACAACAGTATCTCGAAATCTCTTGATAACATTACTACCGTCGCAATACCAAAACGTCGTCGTGCTCACTCAAGGCTTGGCTCTTCCGGAACTTCGTCTACAAGTTTAAAGAGTTTGAATGTTCATTCAAGATTACCCTCCTTATCTGGTATTCATCATTACGAGAAGAAAGTAAAAGCAAACTCGACAGTTGTCGAGACCATAAATGTTCCCAGAGATGTTTCCAAATCAGTATTACCATCTCTTCTCCTACAGGATAACTATTCGACCGCAGCGGAGCAAGCGTTTTCTCTGGGAGACTCTCAATTACCAAATTCTGACGCTGAACATACTTTCGACGGTAATACATCTACCACAAATACTTCAGATACTCCCGCCTCTTTTCCTCTAGACAAACAAATGGGAATAATGAATGAtatttcctcttcaagtctGGTTGTGGCCCAGAATTTTGAGAATTATTGCCGGGTAGCTTTGTTTCCGTTACTTTTTCCCATTTTGAATAATAATCTGACTCCTACAAAGGGCAAATTGAACCCatatcttgaaaaaaagatcaaataTATGGGTGTCAGAGTCCAACAGCCATTATGGGTATTTGTTAATGCTGCACGAACCATGTTTGGCAGAAAAGATCTATACTCGGGCGATTATTATCAGCATAACGCTGTTGTTGCAGCCGATCCCGCGGTAGAGGACTATGTTAGATCCTCTAACGGTTCTCCGCAATGCTTTGTTTGGTATACTGGGGAAACTGCTGTGGCATTTGAATTAAGAAACATCAGCCTTGACCAGTTGTTAGTCAGGGTCAACGGTATTATCTGGGAGCATGTATCATCGGCTGGATTATACGGCCGAGAATTGGTCATGGTAAATGGATTAAGTCCATTATCACAATACGATATTGACTTCATCAAGATATTGGATAATGGAGAGTTGAGACATTTCGCTGCAACAACAGTTAGTACTGTTCACAAGAATCGCACTTTGACGGAATCCAAACCTTCAACTCCTCTTGCAACTTTACAGGAGTCCGTCGTGACTACTCAGAATGCCATTGATCGTGAGAAGGcaaaattgaagaagttgaagaatgattGGCGAAAAAGATCTACTGCCTTGAAATCTGAAATCGAAAACTTGAATAATAGATCAAACATGGCTGACGAGAGCCGTAATTATAAAAAGGTCGAGTCTTTACGTCAAGCGGTTGCCAAATTGGATATCGAAGTGTCGAATCTATCAAAAAGgtttgaagagatataTGCTCAGCAGACggaagttgatgagaaatatttggacgAGAAGAGAACTTATGACTCTGAATTAAGATGTCACAAATCTTTTCAGGAAGAACACGATGAGAAGATTAAGGACcacgaaaagaagattaaaGACTTGAccttggagaagaagcaacttcttcagaagaaagataagttgaatcaaaagaagaacagaatTCAAAAAGACATAGAGGATATGGAGACGGAAATCGAGGagttaaagaagaaggaaattaTCTGGCGACAGACTcagagaaaggagagaagtGACAAAAGAGAGCAGAAGTACCTACTTTTGATGTCGGACATCAACAAGTACGAAAAACGTGAGGGATTGAAAAACGTGAAGGATTGA